From the Acidimicrobiales bacterium genome, the window TGTCAGATCCACCGTTCATCTGACAGACCCTCCCCTCGAGGCCCGCCGGCGCCTCGTCGACTTCTACACCGCCTGCGATGACGCCGAGGTCCCCGAGCTCACCCGGCTCGCGAAGACGATCCGACGCTGGGAACGGCCCCTGCTGCGCTGGCACACCACCGGGTTGACTAACGCCGCCACTGAAGGCCGGAACCTGATCATCAAGAACATCAAGCGGCTCGGCTTCGGGTTCCGCAACTTCGAGAACTATCGCCTCCGACTCCTGTTGCGCTGCGGGACCACATGGCAGACTCGCAGCGCACCATCAATACG encodes:
- a CDS encoding transposase; translation: MRVDQWFRVLGGGSVRSTVHLTDPPLEARRRLVDFYTACDDAEVPELTRLAKTIRRWERPLLRWHTTGLTNAATEGRNLIIKNIKRLGFGFRNFENYRLRLLLRCGTTWQTRSAPSIR